The genome window CAGCCGGTTCCGCCACGTGGCTGTGCCTCCCGCCTGGGCCCACCCTCATCAGCGGGCTCAAGCAGACGGCGAAACTCGATACGCCGCCGAGGCCGCGTgggtggtggtggcggctgcggGTGTTAGCGGAGATCCGCCGCAGGGGCGTCGGAGTCGGACGCCGCCACCCGTTCGAAGACTCGCTCGAGTATCCGATCTCgtccacctcctcttcctccatggcCGGCGACATTCCCCGCCCCACCACCCGGCACGACCTCCTCGTCTGTTCCGGAAGCGCCTCCCCCTCGGCCGCCGAGGAGACCTGAGGTTGCTTCTTCTTCCGGCGGATGCCGTGAACAAGCGCCGAGAACCATGATCTCGATCCAGAACCCTCGCAATACCCCCAGTCCACCTCCACCTTCTCCTGTCTGTGATGACCGAACAGGGCTTTGAGGACGGAGAACCGCCCGTAGCTCCGGCTCGGACCACCATCGACCTCGCCGCCGAAGGTAGGGCCGAGCTGGGGGGTGCTGAAGAAACGGCGGTCGCAGTGGTGGGAAGCGCTGGATCCGGCGGATCGGCGGGGAGGCAAGTAAGGCGACACGGACCGGGGGAAGGCGACGGGGGGTGCCGGAGGGGCCGGTGGCGCGTCGAACGTCCGGCGGTGGTTTCTGTTGTGGTAGTCACGGGGGGCGAGCCCATCCTGGGCGGCGACGAGGGCGAGGAGGCGCTCGCGGAGGCAGGAGGCGCAGACACCGGCGCCCAGTTCGTACGGGTGCTTCTTGCACTTCATCGCCGCCGCCCTGCGGCCATCGACGGTTCAGCACAGGAATCGAGGATAAAACCAGCACAAAGGTTCGGTTCTCCCCCGATTCCCCCAACACCAGATCGAGATCGAGGCGGGGCGGAGAACTTCTCCTCTTCGTCGTTTCCTCCAGGCTCGAGCTATTAAATAGGGCATATTTTATTCTCGAAACAATAACTAGTCGGAAAAATCCCGCGGGAACTGATCGAGTCGCCCATAAAATTTTCATGGGTGACGCGCTATCCGACCCGATCATCCGGACCCAACTCCACCGGGCCCAACCTCTCTAGCGCGGGGCCCATTAACGTTGCCAACAAGAAGCAGGTAGGGCACACCGTGACCTAATTTGGGCACAGATAGCTCGACCTTTTTTTCCAAATATTCTTCGCTTTGATTTTTATTGCGtaaaagaatcataaaaattacgaAATTAAAATTAATCGccattaaatttataatttatcaacaattttattaaaaattatcttttcatggattcattataaaacatgtacaAGGGATCTGAATCACTCAACGAGTGGGACCCTCGTCCAATTAATTGAGTCACACTCACGGATTGGTGGTTGAGCTGTTGAAAGACATACCCACTTTACCAAAGCCTAGTCCTTACACGTTACTTAAGCAAGTCCATATAATAAATTCCATCGTATAAataaatgatttatttgatttaatttcatcatatttattatatataatatatatatatatatatatatatatatatatatataagatcctTCAAAAACATATAATTTACACCATCAGCAAAATACAATATGGACCGTTGTGGTCTTGCATCGATATCATTAAATCTAGTCAACAATTTGGTCCCATCACTGAGTTTGTTGGGTCCAAATTTTGTATACGTGTTAAATTCATAGTAGTGGAAGCATggtagtattagtcaactatttaAAACTATAAGTCGCAATGTGTATTAATGTTGTTTCAACCATGTCAATGATCTCCTCTTACCATCATACGATTTCCAAATCCATCACATCAAGTCAAACTCATCTAGATGAGTTAGTTCACCATCAAATTATATTACCTGAAATATTATTTAATGCATATAATTTTAAGGTATGTGTTGATATtctattaattaatatattattattacacaagtgataaaaaaaatataaaaaattataaaatctaaCATAAGTATTACAATGATATAATCAAATAAAAAGCTTTCCATCCTCAGCTTGACAAACATGTATCTATTGATGCACTAAATACGGTCAATTGTGACGGAGATAAATCCTTTTCGTTTGGGGTTGCATTGCGTATGGTTGCAGTCATTCGATCGCAACCACAGAAGGCAAATTCAAAGCGAAGATTTCAGCGAGGAAGAAGACGTTCACATTGGGAAAATAGTCACGGGGAGGAATGCACTAACAATTATGTTCTATGGTAGTCATCCAATTAAGAcatccttgagatgatgggaaaACACAATGTCTTCGTGCCGCTTCCCAAACTAATCAATACCAATTCTTTTACTATATGGatgatttatttgaaaaaaaaaaattatttttttataaagatataatattttatttttcaaaatgatgTATCTATTTTGAATAATTTCAAAATTACTTTTTATCTATCACAACGATACTATTATACTCGGAGATATTCTATAGGCTATCGATCCTGAAAACACTATATATGATACAGATGAATTCTCTAattcaataaaattaaatatatgtttaaatttttaatattataataattatgaGTAAGAGGAGATAATATGATATTACTCATATTATTTTTCAACATatcaataaatatattataatatttattaaaaaaaataatataattgagaCAAATTAAATCAATCTACGCTATAAACTATTATATAAgcatttataatagtttagaaaTAACATCACAAAAATGAGGATAAAAAATTAACATATTATAATGCTTTGAGCACTAAAATAAATACACTGTAATGTATATTTGAAAACATTGTAATTGACCTAAGTTGACCCATAGCCTCAACTAAACCATCTATAAATCTAAAAGTTTGATATCATAATGATGCATGAACAACAAATCCAAAAGGACATAATATGAtattacttataatattttttaatacctTTATACTTCTTTCAACATGTCAACAAAAATACTTTAACACTATTAACAAATACTATAAGTTAGTCAAATTGaatcaaaatataatataaaccattttgaaaatcataataatatttaaCATATTTTTATAATAGTTTATAAACAATACCACccaaatgaatttaaaaattaatctaTTATAGTGATTtggtcatcataataaaaatattgtaaaatataCTTGAAAACATAATATGCATTAAGAGCTTGcagttcaatatttttttttcaaatcacatTTGGGATGCTAATGTGATTTCATAAATTCCTAAAAcaccatattgtcacggacaaacttcgaaacagggtgtttgatgtaatgcttatgtatgtccgtgtcttttggcatgttcatgccttatacagaatgtagaggggcagccgaaggcttataagtcccattttagttgggtgggtggcctctttaggcttgtaaataaaggttgtgtcatgtagacacgtgcgagagcttttcggtctgtaatggaccattttatcctttgttgtgccactgttcagagcttgtaaagtctgtttgtaatttgctttgtctatgaagtgtttttcggacatgtttgcttgtggatcccgtttgaggcgttctctttaacccgttctctcttttgttggtcctaagggacaatgggaggcttcggggaggctgacctttgcggacggacgcgcaagggtgccgcacgacttaggcaaaaccagctaagtccgtgtcatatggtataagagcgggacaagcactcatagaaacacttgacatgcaaacgtgggggacctagcggggctgcgttgagggcagtcagcaacgcgcgaccgtttgagggaaacaggcatggagatgtagggaaaaggagtcgctcagaggagcgggcatctgagtttggcattcagaggaatggccaacccttcgcgcgagaggcaccacgagaacaggcaagcttggaagaatgcggagcgcacaaaggttgggatggctgagtttgagctacggctcaacgttgacaactttacttgatggtgctcaaggcaagcgaggcgcttggcaaaggtcgagaccatgcaaagtggaatgagttgctcagcgaccgaaagagttgtgcaaagctcacagaggtgaggggaattgctaactcgaagaatttggtactcatgcatgggcttgtatgcggacgatggattgttcgtggccatcccaaggcggtcgagactcggcgccatggagcattgaaactttctcttcggcatgcgaaggatacgtccggaggaggctgaagtgtgcaacgagttcagcatgttgctaggccttgaggggtgcagcggtggctgtattgacgtggaggcgcaatctagcaagtgcgtttgcaagaggcagaacaatgcacagtttgttcagcagatcggagtagtccaaggggatggtggtctccgaaacgaagagagatgttgctccaacgggacagttatccaggagggataagtctcggctctccagagggagaatcatgtgagacgaacttcacatgttgaggaggagtacctcacaaacaacaactccacgaagctcaatggatcgagcaagcagcgaggagttgtcacatgatctcgctcgagagaatgcatgggtggatgcattgcgagatcaagtgggggagcgacctgaagcaacttaaatgaaggcacacttagagtcgatatgg of Musa acuminata AAA Group cultivar baxijiao chromosome BXJ2-3, Cavendish_Baxijiao_AAA, whole genome shotgun sequence contains these proteins:
- the LOC135608344 gene encoding uncharacterized protein LOC135608344, which translates into the protein MKCKKHPYELGAGVCASCLRERLLALVAAQDGLAPRDYHNRNHRRTFDAPPAPPAPPVAFPRSVSPYLPPRRSAGSSASHHCDRRFFSTPQLGPTFGGEVDGGPSRSYGRFSVLKALFGHHRQEKVEVDWGYCEGSGSRSWFSALVHGIRRKKKQPQVSSAAEGEALPEQTRRSCRVVGRGMSPAMEEEEVDEIGYSSESSNGWRRPTPTPLRRISANTRSRHHHPRGLGGVSSFAVCLSPLMRVGPGGRHSHVAEPAAVSSELWGPASSVRRHRRATAAGAPRGLDPCRSRKLADFARFN